A genome region from Chengkuizengella sp. SCS-71B includes the following:
- a CDS encoding TetR/AcrR family transcriptional regulator — protein MMITYETVSMKGSNKMMSIKNNRQLTTREKILKASLKLFSENGYKGATLKKIALEAGVTEMTVFRIFETKEKIYEEIMGTFKSSLPILRNYIENEATYELEVDLKEITKLFYNQLLDNAQIMMIIFKEKDIKSVISDKSLLEIRYLFIHYFDELKNKGIIREDIDSDNLTFTFITSILGSFLTRQRFLDISLPPQDHLIEVMMPILIRGIQS, from the coding sequence ATGATGATAACTTATGAGACTGTAAGTATGAAAGGAAGTAATAAAATGATGAGTATAAAAAATAATAGACAATTAACTACAAGAGAGAAGATATTAAAGGCTAGTCTTAAGTTGTTTTCTGAAAATGGTTACAAGGGTGCAACATTAAAAAAAATTGCACTTGAAGCAGGTGTTACAGAAATGACAGTATTCAGAATTTTTGAAACAAAAGAAAAGATTTATGAAGAGATCATGGGTACATTTAAATCTTCTTTACCAATTTTAAGAAATTATATTGAAAATGAAGCAACATATGAACTGGAAGTAGATTTGAAGGAAATTACCAAGTTGTTTTATAATCAATTGCTAGATAACGCCCAAATAATGATGATTATTTTTAAAGAGAAGGATATAAAATCTGTTATATCAGATAAAAGTTTACTGGAGATAAGATACTTATTCATTCATTATTTTGACGAATTGAAAAACAAAGGAATAATAAGAGAAGATATCGACTCAGATAATCTAACATTTACTTTTATAACTTCTATACTAGGTTCTTTCTTAACACGACAAAGATTTTTAGATATTTCATTACCACCTCAAGATCATCTCATAGAAGTAATGATGCCTATTTTAATAAGAGGAATTCAATCTTAA
- a CDS encoding extracellular solute-binding protein: MKFNKMFLSILAVIFIFGVAIVGCSTADDEVQAPTDNENTEQPATENEPPADSNTLRVAFGMAETEWDLFNNEILPAFESETGIKIEAVELKAEDLINSLTAQVESGQINIDMFAQDINNLSGLVTRDLVEDLSQYNGQIPEAVIPGMLEATEFDGKRLFLPYRPNVEIAFYNESKFSELGLEVPTTWEELLNVAKETNDATGQGRVAIKANLQADNILHMFDFIKQAGGDPYTLNDEGSVQAFEFLQELYPYLNEQSSTAAWDTMNEYLLKDSVYLGTNWPFYIPEFHNQGKDEIKAYSGWSGPVKESHVLGGEVIGIPKGSTKVDEAIQFAEFLMSKDVQELLVSELAWPSVRSDAYGLVQGYQEPYFEAIQQALNYAEPRGNEPYWTDAEPIYLEVFQKIVVNGEDVKANLDEAAGKLNALK, encoded by the coding sequence ATGAAGTTTAATAAAATGTTTTTATCTATTTTAGCGGTTATCTTTATATTTGGTGTAGCGATCGTTGGTTGTTCTACAGCAGATGATGAGGTCCAAGCACCAACTGATAATGAAAATACCGAACAGCCAGCAACTGAGAATGAACCACCTGCTGATTCGAATACATTACGTGTTGCTTTCGGTATGGCGGAAACAGAATGGGATTTATTTAATAATGAAATATTACCTGCATTTGAATCTGAAACAGGTATAAAGATTGAGGCAGTTGAATTAAAAGCTGAAGATTTAATAAACAGTCTTACTGCACAAGTAGAATCAGGGCAAATAAATATAGATATGTTTGCTCAAGATATCAATAATTTATCTGGATTAGTGACTAGAGATTTAGTTGAAGATTTATCGCAATATAATGGACAAATTCCCGAAGCTGTCATTCCTGGGATGTTAGAAGCAACTGAATTCGATGGAAAAAGATTGTTTTTACCTTATCGTCCAAATGTAGAAATTGCTTTCTATAACGAGAGTAAATTTAGTGAGTTAGGTTTAGAGGTGCCAACTACTTGGGAGGAACTACTAAATGTTGCAAAAGAAACGAATGATGCAACTGGTCAAGGACGAGTAGCAATCAAAGCAAATTTACAAGCGGATAACATCTTGCATATGTTTGATTTTATTAAACAAGCAGGTGGTGATCCTTACACATTAAATGATGAAGGAAGTGTACAAGCTTTTGAATTTTTACAGGAACTATATCCGTATTTAAATGAGCAGAGTTCAACAGCAGCTTGGGACACGATGAATGAATACTTATTAAAAGATAGCGTATATCTTGGAACAAACTGGCCATTTTACATTCCTGAATTTCATAATCAAGGAAAAGATGAAATAAAAGCGTATAGTGGATGGAGTGGACCTGTGAAAGAGTCACATGTATTAGGTGGAGAAGTGATTGGTATTCCTAAAGGATCTACAAAAGTTGATGAAGCTATCCAGTTTGCAGAATTTTTAATGTCTAAAGATGTGCAGGAATTACTTGTGAGCGAATTAGCCTGGCCTTCTGTTAGATCTGATGCATATGGTTTAGTTCAAGGGTACCAAGAACCATATTTTGAAGCTATACAACAAGCGTTAAATTATGCAGAACCGAGAGGGAATGAACCATACTGGACTGATGCAGAGCCAATCTATTTAGAAGTGTTCCAAAAAATTGTTGTGAATGGTGAGGATGTTAAAGCAAATTTAGATGAAGCAGCAGGAAAATTAAATGCATTAAAATAA